The genomic segment TTGGTTATTCGTTGAAAAACTATTTGCTATGTTCCGGAATTATATTAAAACGGCCATAAGAAGGCTTTTGAGAAACAAGGCTGTCTCCACCATCAATATTCTGGGTTTGACCATCGGAATGGCTGTGACTTTCGTGATTTTGATCTATGTATTTCACGAGCTGAGTTACGATGATTTTCATACCAACAAGGACCGAATTTACAGGGTGATCACCGAGCAAAGACTCCATGGCTGGAAAAATGCCAGTACCCCCTATCCCCTTGCCGATAAGCTTGAAGAGGAGTATCCCGGGGTGAAGAAATCCGGAAGGCTGGGACTCCTGTTTGGGACATCTGTGAAGAAAGATCAGGATTTCATCCCTGAAGCACATTTTATTTGTGCCGACCCCGATTTTCCTGAAGTCTTTACACTGGAGCTCATCCGTGGCACCAGGAATGAGCTTTTGAATGAGCCCGGCGACGTGGTTTTAACTGAATCCATGGCACGGAAATATTTTGAAACATTGGACATCATGGGCAGGGAACTGATCATAGAAAATGGGGGAGAGGAGATTGTACTGAACATCTCCGGTGTCATCAGTGATTTGCCACAGACCTCCACATTAAAGATTGATTTTTTGGCATCCAGTGAGTTGTATTTAAAGCAGATAGGCAGGATTGCGTTTTCCGGCAGCCCGGAGCAGCTTACTCCGGATCATTTGCGAAGTTCCTGGCACCTGGATCTTTTCATGACTTATTTGCTGGTGGAAGAAGGTTTTCAGCCCCGGGCCTTTGAGGGCCAACTGAATGAGCTGGAAAAGAGTGTGTTTGAAGATGCCGGTAAAAAGTCTTTTCGTTTACAGGCCATGGAGGATTTTTATTTTCATTCGGGTGAGTTGCTGAGTGAATATACGGTGAAGGGTGATGTAAAGAATGTGTATATTTTTTCTGCAGTGGCTTTGTTGATCCTGGTGGTAGCCTGCATCAATTATATTTTGCTGGGTTCGTCGCAGGCACTGGATCGATCGCGGGAGATCGGCATCCGTAAGATCACAGGGGCTAATCGGAAAGTGCTTTTTCGGCAAGTGTTGGTGGAATCCCTTCTGGTCACCCTCATTGCATTTCCGCTGGCATTGATATTGATCGAGCAGTTGCGGCCCTTGCTGATCCGTTTTCTGGAGAAGGATTTCATTCATTATGGTGCGCTAAGTTGGGAGGTCTTGGTGGGTTTTATACTGGTAATGTTTTCCCTGAGCTATTTGCCCGTGCGGTTTATTGTACGGTTTTATACCCGCATCAGCCCGGCCGCTGTGATAAGCAGGCATGGAGCCAATGGCGGTAAGAAGTTGAAGTTGCGCAAAGGGATGATGGCCATTCAGTTCACTGTCTTCCTTATTCTGGTCAGTTGCAGCATGGGTATATACCGGCAGCTTGAATATGTGCGCAGCCACGACCTGGGGTTTGACCCGGAAGGGGTGATCTCCTTTTCTCTGGGCAACCGGCCGGATACGGAAGAAACTTTCAGAACCCTCAAAAATGAGTTGGTCAAAGATTCAGATATAGAAGCTGTTGGAGGCAGCATGTGGGTGCTTCCAACGGCCAACACCATGAGTTATGACTTGCCAATGCCGGAAAATCCCGACCAATCTGTAAGTATAGATGCTTTGTACGTGGATCAGCACTTCACCCGGGTCATGGGTATTGAGTTGACCCAGGGCCGGCCCTTGTCGGATTTTAGCGAGGAGCGGGGGGATATTGTGTTGATCAACGAAACAGCTGTGAATAGACTGCAGATGGACGACCCCATTGGAAGGGAGCTGGGAGGTTTTGAAATTGCCGGTGTCATCCGGGATTTTCATTCCAATTCCTTCCGGAAGAAGATCTCTCCCCTTATGCTGGTTAAAAAGACGGATATGGCCCGCAATATGCTGGTAAAGGTGTCGGGTGCACCCGGGAGCAATATCCTTTCCTACGTGGAGAAAACATACCAATCGGTGACCGGTACCTCCGCTTTTGATTATCAGTTTGTATCTGAGCGTTTTGATACGCTATACAAAAGTGA from the Bacteroidales bacterium genome contains:
- a CDS encoding ABC transporter permease translates to MFRNYIKTAIRRLLRNKAVSTINILGLTIGMAVTFVILIYVFHELSYDDFHTNKDRIYRVITEQRLHGWKNASTPYPLADKLEEEYPGVKKSGRLGLLFGTSVKKDQDFIPEAHFICADPDFPEVFTLELIRGTRNELLNEPGDVVLTESMARKYFETLDIMGRELIIENGGEEIVLNISGVISDLPQTSTLKIDFLASSELYLKQIGRIAFSGSPEQLTPDHLRSSWHLDLFMTYLLVEEGFQPRAFEGQLNELEKSVFEDAGKKSFRLQAMEDFYFHSGELLSEYTVKGDVKNVYIFSAVALLILVVACINYILLGSSQALDRSREIGIRKITGANRKVLFRQVLVESLLVTLIAFPLALILIEQLRPLLIRFLEKDFIHYGALSWEVLVGFILVMFSLSYLPVRFIVRFYTRISPAAVISRHGANGGKKLKLRKGMMAIQFTVFLILVSCSMGIYRQLEYVRSHDLGFDPEGVISFSLGNRPDTEETFRTLKNELVKDSDIEAVGGSMWVLPTANTMSYDLPMPENPDQSVSIDALYVDQHFTRVMGIELTQGRPLSDFSEERGDIVLINETAVNRLQMDDPIGRELGGFEIAGVIRDFHSNSFRKKISPLMLVKKTDMARNMLVKVSGAPGSNILSYVEKTYQSVTGTSAFDYQFVSERFDTLYKSDRKLAVLLMVFSGIAILISSMGLLGLTIFQTRKRTKEIAIRKVNGARVGHMMGLLSGNYLKMILLSAGIAIPFSYWILNQWLRSFAYQTNLSWWIFFGSVMLAVVITLLTVSFQTYRAASANPAQSLRCE